A genomic segment from Kyrpidia tusciae DSM 2912 encodes:
- a CDS encoding glycosyltransferase family 2 protein, producing the protein MLSIVPAYNEAGRIVRALRILRASGADPVIVIANGCRDGTEWRVRSFGDPRVEVLVWPHPLGIDIPRAVGAAVALAREVPHALWYDGDWIGDVRHELRPFIRKVEHFDVDLALWDLGVDQFPDPALNHLWNKLKKSLPFGNRLEGVHPSLGPVALSARLLRAVPLSDVAKPPTLLAHAARLGMRVEVLARCPLARLASAHRVNGHRRAVLEAVTGDTMEALCILNNRPRTRQFAGSLYIGAHRERRWDHLATLVQFIRGGA; encoded by the coding sequence GTGTTGTCAATCGTGCCGGCCTACAACGAGGCGGGGCGAATCGTTCGAGCCCTCCGCATCCTCCGCGCCTCCGGCGCAGACCCGGTGATCGTCATCGCCAACGGTTGTCGAGACGGTACTGAATGGCGGGTTCGATCTTTCGGTGATCCGCGGGTGGAAGTTCTCGTGTGGCCGCACCCCTTGGGGATTGATATTCCCCGGGCTGTGGGGGCAGCAGTGGCATTGGCCCGGGAAGTGCCGCACGCATTGTGGTACGACGGAGATTGGATCGGCGACGTCCGTCACGAACTCCGGCCGTTCATCCGAAAGGTGGAACACTTTGACGTCGACCTCGCGCTGTGGGATCTGGGGGTGGACCAGTTTCCGGACCCGGCGCTGAACCATTTGTGGAATAAGCTTAAGAAATCCCTGCCTTTCGGCAATCGCTTGGAAGGCGTTCATCCCAGTCTCGGGCCCGTGGCCCTATCCGCTCGGCTCCTTCGGGCCGTCCCATTGTCCGATGTGGCGAAACCGCCCACCCTCCTCGCCCACGCCGCCCGCCTGGGCATGCGGGTGGAGGTCCTGGCGCGCTGCCCTCTCGCCCGGCTGGCTTCCGCCCACCGGGTCAACGGACACCGCAGGGCCGTCCTCGAAGCTGTCACCGGGGACACCATGGAGGCGCTCTGCATCTTGAACAACCGTCCCCGCACCCGGCAGTTCGCCGGCAGCCTGTACATCGGCGCCCATCGCGAACGCCGATGGGATCACTTGGCCACCCTCGTCCAATTTATCCGCGGGGGAGCATGA